The Arachis ipaensis cultivar K30076 chromosome B05, Araip1.1, whole genome shotgun sequence nucleotide sequence GCCTTTCTGTTCTCAAGAATGGCTACGTAAATTGCCAGCAGAACCACCACTATAAGATCGGTTATCCAAACAGCCATGGAAACCCCCCCAAGGCCCATGGTTTTTGAGAGTACTATGTTGATTGGTATGTGGAAAGCAAGTGCCACGGCTGAACTGAACATGGTTGGGAGTGTTATGCTTTGGGAGCTCAAGTAGGATTTTAAGGGGCAGAAGAGCGAGGTCACAAACAAATCTGGTATAAGATATGAGATGTAGGTTTTGGCCACCGTTGAAATATCTTGGTGCTGCCCGAAGTGAATTAAGATTTTGTCAACGTTGAGCCATAGGAAAGTGATGGGAATTGTTACCAAGAGGAGCAATATGATTGTCATGAGAAGGGTCTTGTGGAGGAGTTTGAAGTTTCTAGCACCGTGAGCTTGTCCACAGATGGGTTCCATGGCGCCGCACAGGCCGTTCAGGACGGAGAAGCCGGTTACGTTGGCGAAAGTGAAGCCCAGTGCACCGCCGGCTAAGCTGAGCTCGCCCAGGCGGCCTAGAAATGCTGTTGTGATGGCTGTCTTGGCAAACCAGGCAAGGTTCATGGCCACCATTGGAAGGGCTATTCCTCGTTGAATTCTCAGCTCTGAAGCCACCATCTTCCCAAGGCTTGCAGGAGCAGGTGAAGATGATTGGTCATTACTTTCTACGTTTATGCTTGCCTTCTCTACCAACTCAGATTTTGCTGCTGACATTTTTACTTTGTTTTGGTTGGACAGATTAGTATCATTCATTTTGTGCGTGCTTGCTTGCTTGCTTGCCTGAGCACTAGTTGTTAAAGGATGAAGTCATTGCCATTATCACAAGAGGATCTTCTTTCTAATTTGTGAAAGATTTATAGTGCTTTTATGATGACCCATGCCAGCCAGAGACCACAGCTACAACACACTTTAATTTGCTTGGTTTCTTCAAAGTACATGAGTACTTATTATACAAGGTTTGCAACATCAACCTCCTTATATTCTGTTTACTTGTTTACCATGGCCTCTTTGATTACATGCAACAGGTTACatatttctaaaaaatttaaaacataataATGTATAGCATAAATGGCTAGACATGTCGTCTTCTATATCTTTAGTCTTTAAGCTAATTGGAGAAATAGAAAATGAGATGAGATATTAATATCACatgattttcaatttttcatataCTCTCAACAAAAATATTAtgtatagataaaaaaaaattaacgcaATCATCAAATTACTatctatatatttgtatatatttatatgtattattttatatatttttaatgcaTATTTGGTATATTTTAACACATATTttacataaataatatttttaaatttttaattattatatcatTTATCCTCATAGCCCCAAGATCAATCTTAAGAAACATAATCagttttttcctcttttttccattttcttttatcacATGTTTATATACATCATTGTAAAATAGTGAGTCATCATAATTTTATTAGCTATTAGGAATCTTAtagaattttaaaagatttgatgtGTTGTAGATTTCACACAAGTTTATATATATTGCATCATTATCCAGTTTCTGTTATTACTGTAGACAAAATTACAAAAAACCTTATTGTGGTTGGAGGGCTTTGCTGTTTTGTGTTCCCGACTAAAAGGTAGTCTAGAGGTAAAGGAGATCACATCTCATACCTATTATGGCATGCATCTATTTCTAACTGTCTCAAAtacattaattttaatataaaatttaactATCTGCTGGTTTTGGAAAATATAATATATTTCGCACAAAATAATGATGCTCTTAAAAAAGTGTCATATATATGCAGAGCGgggaatttaaaaaagaaaacactGTGCAATTTTGTTATATAAAACGCGACACATTGCCAACTTATTAACTATAGCTTGATCGATTCCACATGCAGGGTAACGGCGACTATTGTCGTTGACTAATTGAGGAATCAAAGTCAATTTTAGGATATTCCCTAGATTGATGATGCCCAATAGTTAGGCTGAGAGTAATATCAACGAATGAAAAACCTTTTTTTCTTACAAAAACTATTAGAGAGTGAGACCAAAGTGACCGAAAGTGTTTTATATTATTGCAACTCCATGCACACTAGGGCATAAATTAGATGGATGAGATTAAATGAAAGGGCATAAATTCTGATAGTACTTACTAGGATATGCAAGTCACTCAAAGATAAGAATGTAGTATTGGGCATAAAAGAACGTAATCTTGGTATATAAGTATATAAAGTGTAGCATTATTAATCCTATGATCGAATGTTGTAAGGATATAGGATGTGGGGAATATATCAATCTAGCTGTGGAGTAGGGTATTGTAGTGCGACTTTAACAGATACAGATACTTCATACATAATCGAAGCACTTAGCACGTAATATTCCCACGAGATTAGGGTGAAAATAACTGAAAAGAGAACCGAAAGAAGGTCAGGCATATATACCTGATGGATAAGGgctcttaattttattttaacttttttttaataattaattattacatTGAATATTCACATAACTTtatgaaaataacaaaaataataaaaattatttaatgattcgtcttatatattatttttaaacaaTTCAACTAGGTATCCTTTAAAAATGGTACAATATTCAGctttttattacaataatttaaaaaaaattaaaataaacacatctaaaaattatgaatagatttactgtctttttaaaattaaatacacattcaaaatacaatttaaataaaattaaaattaaaattttaaatttttgtttcagatttaatatatttaattattaatatattataatttaaatacatatctaaaaataaaattatttaaaattcaaaattcaaattttaaaattataaaataaactttaAACCATCTAATTATTAACTAAATCAGTACAAAGCACTCAAAAAAGTCATCCTCAACGCACATGAAAAACCTCCGAGGCGCACATCCAGAAGTCATCCTCCGCCGTCGTTCATCCGCGTCACCTTCCTCTTCTACGCTCATCCTCGACGCTGCCTTCCTCCTTCTCGGTGCTCATTCACAACGCCACATTTCCCTTTGTTAACACTCATCTTCGTCGCCGTCTTCCTCCTCCTCGTCGCCGTTTGTCCGCATCAACGTCGCCACGCCGAAAACTTACCGGAGGTTTGGATGGGTCTCTAACAccattacttttttttattattctgtataagttttttattttttttgaaataaaaaatcgaATAAGATGGTCATATATATTgcaatgttaaattatttttgCATGTGTAATTTCTGTATTTTGGaagtgtttcaaaaatattttctgtataactttataattttaaatgtgttacaattgttttttaatgtttaaatttaaattttagatttatgattttggatgtgtttcaaaaatattttctgtataacttcataattttagatgtgttacaattattttttaatgtttaaatttaaattttagatttgtgattttggatgtgttttaaaaatattttttgtataacttaaaattttagatgtgctacaattaaaaaaaaaaattacaattgaaaatattttagtttgtGTATATAATTATATTCGACCATTCATCAATAGAAAGTCGTAAAACAGATCTTGCATTTTATCAAAGATACAATAAGTAAggaattaatttttttctaaatgcactgattttgaattttttttctgcaGATACAAATTGAAATATTGTagcaaaatagaagaaagaagaaaacgcCAATTTTTAGAGGACAACTGGATAAAGCAAATTCAaccaaatgaaattcaaattctcAACCATTCACACAATCACCCGATTTGGGTTTCTGAACTACTCCTACCATGCACCTCCATTGATGAAGCTCCAAGAACGACACTCCTTTTCCAAAAACTCTTCCTTTTTCACTTTACCCTTTTTCACATTCTATGTCTTAATGAGGAGATAACATCTAATACCTTTACTTAGTTGGGAAATTCCCATTTCTCTGTTGCTGTAAATCCAAAATGGGCCTTTTATTTTATTACACCAATAAAATttgtcttttgaaaaaaaaaaaagaagaaaaaagaaaattgtgtTAGAAAGAGAAAAAAcgtaaaagaaagaaataataactaACTATAAAATGGGTAGGAAGTTagagaaattttaatttttaaaatttaaattaattttaattataaatgtgtatcctacaaaataaaaatatgttttaattaaaagataattaaatagtattaaAGACCGACCAAAAAACTGAATTTTATTGTACAAGTAGCCTTTTccatttttaaatcaaaatatctTAACATAAATAATCACCTTATTTCTCCTCTTAGATACTTACTTTCCGATTAAAGATACATTCACACGATTCTGTAAAGTGGTTAGTGGGATAATGAAGGGTTTGGTCCATACGCATAGCAAAAGCTTAGGTAATCATCATCTAACTTATTCTTTGCCATTACTACCACCACTAATTATTATAGTATCATTGTTATAAACTTCACAATCACAATGCACAAGTTGAAGCATTAATTAATAATCATAGCCATGGAAATAAAAAGCTTCATCCACTTTAGGGTGCACGCTGGAAAGTAGAAATATATATTTCGATAACAGTTACCATGAAATTATTGTTATATATGGACTGTAGATCAGAGTGAGAACTGAGAACAAATGGAAAATAATCTTCTAATATATATAATGCGCGAGAGATACATATAGCTAGTTCAAAACCATAGAAGATAGCTAGGGAGGGACGAGgaatctttaattttctttccaagttgtgTATgtttaggaaaagaaaactaaTAATTGACACTGAATTATAATAAACGAAATTGAAAATACATTCTATAATACCAAACACAAAGGGCTTGCACAGAAAGTTCAAATTATTGAGGGGGGAAAAAGAGGCGAAGTTGTTAGCGAATATCTTTTCATTGATATATTATAAAATCGGTGGAGTGGAAATCGATGTGTACTCCTTTGCTTTGTCAAGATGATAAAGATTAAAGAAGGAAGGGGTTTTATTGGAGGTGACTTTTGTTCTCAACTGATGGAACTTGGAATGAACAAATGCAaagttttttaatttaaagatGTATTATTATGTGCTATGCTGCTGCATTATTCATCACCACATTATTCATCACCACATTAGCATGGCGATTCCCACTATTGATAGGGCTTCAATCATTTATATATGGATTGCTAAAATCCAAATATTGCTTTAGGACCCTTCATCCCATATAACGACAACCATCACTTATTAAGTTATTATTATCAGACTTAGACTTTGTTAGGTAGACaataatttttgtaaataatgtgaacaataaattctaaaattagtctagtaaaataaaaaaaaagtacagGTAGACagtaaaatattaaacaatgtgaacaatgaatatatcggatgttcaattcactaagtGTGCGaatagttattctaatattaagatttaagtgAGTAATTTATAGTGTAATATGTTTTACTTAAATTGAACCAATTTTAAGGCCCGTTATTCATGTTGTTCAAGAAAGTCATTGGTTACCTAATATAACTCAATAAGTAAAAACACACTATACTCTCAAATTACCTACCTAAGTCTTATTAAGATAACCATCTACATACCTAATAAATTAAACATCTAATATAtccattatttaatattttcattgtctacatATACTTTTTCATTATTATCATATATAACATTATTGGTCGGTCCCTTTCCATTTAGGTCATGCATAGAGATTACTCCTCGTACATTATGTAACGTAACGTATTTGAACTGTAACTAGGGGAAGGAAAATCTAGGGTCAAAAAATTATCTTCAATTCTAACATAATAAGCAAACTCATTCCCgccagaaagaaaaaataaaaaaatccaaagtAATAATTGCATGATAGGTAGTGCTGATTATGATAAAGGTGAGAATTTGGTCAGGAATTAACAATGGCCACCACTTGTAATAAACGTCTACCATGTTGGCTTGAAGTTTATCCAAATAAAATGCGTGATAATAAAATAATCAGTATATTAGTTTGccaaaataaacaaacaaaaaaaaaacaattataaGTTATTGATGGCCGAACGAATTAATCCACAAACTAGCAAGGGGAAAGTAACTATGGGTTGATTGGCTagtgtaacttttttttttaggtGTACATTGGCTAGTATAACTTTATCATGACGTGACATTGGTCTGTAATATTGTAAAGCAAACAAAAGGCCTGGCAATAATGCAGGTACAACAAAATCCGAaacataaaacacaaaaattcatccaaaaattgaAACAACCTACTTTTGGGAAATAAAAGTGTCAAAATAAAATTGGGCTTATGGAGTTGGAAGCTTGTGTGACTAGTTGGGCCTGGATCAGAAGTGATGAGTGTAGGGGGCTCCAGCAGACCCTGGTATGCAGAGTACAATGACCAACAAACTCAAGAGTGTTCCCTGCTCCAACTCCATGCTGGATCCACCAATAACACCATTGACACAAAtaccaaaacaaaaacaaaaaaaccatTGCTACCGGGAAGGGGACACCTAACAAGCTCTCCATGAAATGTAATGTGGCTTCCCTCCCACCCATCACTCACTTCAATCTCTTCACACCTAGTCACCTACTGTAACAATGTAACATCTACCTACTTCAACCATAAGTATCCCTAATACACTGATTGGAGTGTGGAGGTTTGGTTAATCGTATCATATCCTTTACAATTCTATCATAACCTTACCACCATATGTTAAATTAGTAACAACTAAACCAAATTATTGCATATACATGTTGCATGTGCAAGACCTTAATTAGGACATGTTGCACTCCATTCCGGTGTGATGTTTTGTCAAGTACTAGTAACAACTTGTTACCAAAATCTCTAAAAACAGTAAATAtttaattagaaattaaataattaccCCCGCTATCGCAAtcaatcaaaaaaataaattgtattcaTCATTATTACCGCATACTGTGCTCATCTCTAATTAGTAATTAAGGAACGCACAATTGACAATCCTGCATCATCGTCATAAACGGTAAGCCTATAACTCAATGGTTTTTACTTATTTGGGTCCTTTTAATTTGTTTCTGATACAAGCCATTCTTTTATATCAGAATAATTTGTTTATTTGAGAATAATGGCTCCGCTGATTCTGAGAAGAAACTACTCCCACGTCGACTACACTTAatacaaaacataaaaaatcCCTCTACAATATTTGAAAAGGTACGCTAATAAATAATAATTCTTGTTTAATGATGCATAAAGCAAAGTAAATGGTGGAGGAGACGTGGCATATATAGTGAAAATAATATACCATAGTGATGGTGGTTGGAGATGGACATGTGGGGGTGTCATGCAAGAATGTGGGAAACCAAAACCAATCTAAATTCAGGGAATGCACGAAATCATGAAGCTGATTTGGGGGGTTTAGGTTAATAGTTTCAATTAGTAATAGTTGATTATAATTGAAAGTTTGAAAAATGTTGGTTTAGGTGAGGTTGGAGGGAAACGTGGACGTGGATGGAGTGTCCCACGGAAAGAAAGACATGCGGCGCCGTTGTATGAAATAAAGCCCTCTGCTCCTCTTCTCAAATCTCAAATGCCGAGGCAGCAGAGACCGAGTGAGAACGGTCAAAAAGCGATGAGGAATAGTGGGTCCCGCAAGAATGGGTTTGCACTTTGCAGTTTGCTTTTCATGTGAGAGATGGGGCCCACCAACTCCCGCTTTGGCGGGAAGCCGTCTATTCCCGCCACACCATGGTAACTAACCCCACAACTGCCGTTTAGTTAAACAGTTGGAGCCTCGAGGCTCGAGGCACGGACATAAAGAAAGACAATAGGCAGCCGGGGAACGTGTTTTCTGACCCAATGTCATGTGATCAAAGATCAGATATCACACTAGCCATACCAGCCCCTTCCCAACACCTGTCAGTTCAGACAGAGTTGCCGTTGACCCTCGTAAGAGAGACACAGAGAGAAATACTTTCTATATGAAATTATGAATTAAGCCAACATAAATTCCTCAACTACTATACATAAGATGAGTTCTTCATTTGTTATTTCATTATCAAAATAACATCAAACAAAAGAAATATGTATTctcaattttatcaattttttaaaaatcaaattgctCAATATAGTCTCTTTGTTTTTCGTATATTAAGTATTTATTTCGAAGGAATATAAtgaaaaaagtaaaaaacaaaaggaagaaaaaaaatgaaatagaagttcaattttttctttagttgtttaaattaaaaaaatgtatataataaatttcttttttataatttcttttgttacctcttgaatatttttttttaaatcaaataaaagaaattaatctatgttttttattctttcttcCATTAATTTTTTTACACCTCACCTCAAACAAACAAAGCCCAAGAGTAATAATGTATAAATTTATGACTTCCTGTATAGCATATAAATCTCTCCTACAAAACAATATCTATCTTAAAGCAATTTATTTTATCAAATTCTAATAATCTATctagaatagaaaacagaaaggAATCATGGATAATCAACAATAAGGGATACATCCATGGCCGCATTACGATTCTTATTAACACGCCTACATTATGATTAACACACGTAGACTGTACTCTTAAATTATTCAATTACGCCTTTTACAAATAATGCATCCATTATTTTATGAGTTTTTACAAAGTCATTGTCATTATCAATAACCAactctaataataatattttgcaACAACTTACCCTAAAGTGATTACTATTCTGCTACTACTTATTATGACATTCCCAAATAAATCGGAGGTAGTATGGCTCTTAACTTCAGTTTGATCTGAAAAACTTGGTTCCGCAACAAGATTTTGGAGTTGGCTCGTCAAATTTTGGGTAATTAACACCACtaaatcaattattttttaatattatatgattcttctaaaaataaaaatgctacATAAATATCTAAATTTATATTGAAATTGTGTAAATCAAGATTATTGAATTCGATTTACAGAGTAGATGTAAATTGAATGAATTGGCTTCAATTTACAAGAGAAGAGCGTAATAGCAAATACATCGAAGCTATTAGCCCCGATTTATTTAAATACATTAACAACAACGCAAATTGAAGCTGTGTGattctatttatatatatattgggaCAATGCGATAAATCGAATTTAGTAAGTTCGATTTATCTATGTGCATTACTTATACAAATATGAATAGAACGTTAAACCCTCGTTAAAGTGGGCTCACAATGGTTAGTGAAAATAATTTTCTAGTTCTTGTACACTATAGAGAGACAAGTAGAATGATTTAAAAATAGGACAATCTAATAATATTGAAAGCCAATTAATTTAAAAACGTAATTTAAAAAGTAAGTCTTTCTCataattatataattatgaaTTTATGATATGAAAAATACTTTTCAAAAAACTATTCTAATGCTTGACTTCTAAACACCGAATTATTCAtttaaatagttaattttttatgtaaCCTAATATAATAAAAGAATAATGCTACACATCCAAGTCTTTTTGTTAGTGAGTCTAACATAAATAAAAATCAGCTATAGTCTATAGATAGCACTACACCAAATCTGGCAAATAGCAGCGGTTATGTATATGATTAGCAGCGGTTTTTAACCGCTGTCAAACGGATAGCAGCGGTTGATAAATCCACTGAAAGATAGTGTGAGGCTAAACCCTTAGCAGCGGTTATTAGTAACCGCTGGTACAACCGCTCCTAAATGGTATTTTGCAGCGGTATTATTTTGCAGCGGTTTCATCCGCTACTAAATCGTGAAAATATGATTTAAGGGAGATTGCAGTGGTTGTCAACCGCTGCAAAATGCCATACATTTACTAATCCTGTTATGAATATAGCAGCGGatttaaaaccgttgccaaatgTCGAGTaacactttttaaaaaaaaaaaccagaatttataataaaatatgacAACTCTTTTATTCTTTATATGTTCATCCACTCAATTGcgttaatttattaaaataaccaACAGCCAATCCAAAAACAACACACGAAACGAAACATAATTAATTTTGCAAAGGTGAATCATTATAATGATAATTTGCATTCAGTGCATCCATTACTGTAAACTACAAATAAAGTCAACAAGATAAAAAACTACAAATAAATATCTCAAAAGTCATTATGAAAGTAAACAATAAAAGAGTATTCCGATTCCAACATTGATAAGTCAAATCATTAGTGCCCACACATCATCTTGCATGGGATGAGGTTGGTGCACTTCTCAAAGAATCTAAATCCGCAGCTATTTCAGATGGCAAATTACTTCCTTGTTGCTGGATTACGTATGTCAACAAATTTCTCATTGTCTGTATTTTTGCCTTCCCTTCAGCTGCCTCTGTCTCCATTCTCtgtctctttgccttttcctctgCTGCTGCTGCCTTGAGTTCTGCTGCCTCCGCCTTGAGTTTCACAATCTCCATCTGATACTCCTCAATCTGTACACCGTAGTCCGACTGCTCTGGAATGTTACGAAAACATCGACTCAGACATGTACCAATACCGAGTCCATGAACTCTTCCTGGGTACTCCTTTCCAAGCACTTGTGCAAGGGAATCATTCTGTGAAAATTCCTTGCTAGAGGGGTCTTGGCTCTCAATAAGTTCAATTGCTTCCTGCAAACATGTGAGGTCCGGATTTACACTAATCTAAATTCAATGATagtaattgcaaaggaaaatttgaaaaagtaatGAACATGATTTACCCCAACCAAACGCGCTTCTTCATTCATATACTTTCCATTCTTTTTTTTATGACTCATGGTCCATCCTTTTCCTCTCCCAATAGGCCTTCCCTGTCGTTGCTCCTATAACAATCATCAACACACATTTGTATTAAAGACAACACTGTATTACCAGAAACACGTCAATATTCTTGAACTGAAGTTAAATTAATTACTCTTCGTGTCTCTTTCTTGCCATCGTTTTAGAACCTCCGGTATGTGTGTATTGTTGCTTTGAACGATTAACAGTATTTTTTCTACACTTCTTCTacacaaaaaatgaaaaaaaataaatgttatcGGGATAAATTACTACACtgttaataattttataaatcagCCTTGAGCGTACAACTTCaggaaacaaaaaaaatgatTTGGTGATGAACTTTTGGGTAGTAGTTTTTTCACTATCACAATAAATTCAGCATATTTAGTAGTAATTCATTACCATTTAAAATCGCATACAATGAAATTTCAACTACATATTTGTTACCTTCGTGTCCTCGTCCAACcgatattgaagaaactttttCCAGTGATTTGCCTCTATTCCTACTGGCTTACGTTTGATATTTTGCTCAAAAGTTAGTTCTTCGTCATAAACCTTATGGAACAAATGATTTCTTGAATTCCTCCAGCAGCTTCCTATTCTTTGTAAAATTTCCCGCTTTATCCACCCTCTTTTATCGTCCTCATAGTGGAATACTCGCTACAAGTAGTTCAGATCAAAAGACAACATATAATAATTAACCACCTCAAACAGACTAATGTATTATCAAAAGACATACTTTATGACATCAACAATTCTCGACAACAAAATTCACAGAAGTCAACTACAAGAAACCCAACATGCACTATCCTTATCTAATTTACCAgactaaaacaaataaaatagaaaaccaaAGAAATCCACCTATTAACGGAGAGTTGCATCACAAAAAAAACAGCATCCCCATAGCTAGGAAACAATGAAATAATCTctcaagaaaaaattaaaaccacATAAACATTCAAAATTCCAAAGTTAGGACAGTAACATAATCAACTTGTGCAAAtgtgtttcaattttattttcctcAGACATTTTCATCTAACCGAAAATCATAAATAATAGCTAGTCACTCTCTAATTAATAGCAATAGGAGCAGCTTTAACATTCTCATGAGGTTTATAAGTTTtctcattattattgttattattattactataatTATTAGTTACATTGCTATACACGAATGATCAGATTAATTGGGGATTAAGCTGTATAATTATATAGTGCAATTTAAACTATACAAAAAATTCCTTAGAAATTTATCGAATATTCTATAAAAATCCGTATGGTCGATATCATGTGTGTGCGTCTTAATCTTTCCTTCTATTGTTCATTTAATATGTAAAAAAACAGCAATTTACACCGAGCATTGGTAGCGCCTTACTTTATCAGATAAAAGAGTAAACATTACCTTAATCTGGTCATACGCATGCTCCTTGGAAGCCTTGCTCATTGTCTTCCAACTCTTTGCACAAATTGGTAATTGTTGAAAATCAGACCCCAATGTCCCCAAGAACCCGCTCAATAAGCCCACTGCCTGGCCAACTTGTTGCAACTCTCTGTTATGGTGTAGAACGATCTTCTTTCCAGGAGGAAGTGCTAATACCTCCTTAACAGTCAGCTCCATAGAAGAGATCACACCATTTTCTAACAGCAATGAACAAACTTCAAATGTT carries:
- the LOC107640195 gene encoding uncharacterized protein LOC107640195, translated to MPRKPRYTVSNASGTVAGPNSQTHATPQTDGMHDTGADTSSAQRRARAPPPPRSGNGVDDHSEDEDYDSEADEIESFDDHLDNIFAAHEVERQGNANSKKKDTDYWVVDVIENGVISSMELTVKEVLALPPGKKIVLHHNRELQQVGQAVGLLSGFLGTLGSDFQQLPICAKSWKTMSKASKEHAYDQIKRVFHYEDDKRGWIKREILQRIGSCWRNSRNHLFHKVYDEELTFEQNIKRKPVGIEANHWKKFLQYRLDEDTKEQRQGRPIGRGKGWTMSHKKKNGKYMNEEARLVGEAIELIESQDPSSKEFSQNDSLAQVLGKEYPGRVHGLGIGTCLSRCFRNIPEQSDYGVQIEEYQMEIVKLKAEAAELKAAAAEEKAKRQRMETEAAEGKAKIQTMRNLLTYVIQQQGSNLPSEIAADLDSLRSAPTSSHAR